One region of Wyeomyia smithii strain HCP4-BCI-WySm-NY-G18 chromosome 3, ASM2978416v1, whole genome shotgun sequence genomic DNA includes:
- the LOC129728674 gene encoding uncharacterized protein LOC129728674 — translation MRVDFLTDEELDHELISRAVNISPSLDKPRKRKWLKEQLKKEKEGSSDKCLRILGDPNQELKQSLTDSRGSPNLHGQIQNTIVELAENLETVFGNNIVSQMIPNDPVPTDENLDSTDSPDLTDDERIDSRAIEFNKDDWARFYALQARITELETELARVKVTKNAVTQTVNDEEEIADGLRPDSHKINPFPFSRNHHPVSIGPDNTIPNQNSNPILRQTVPDNPHILQSSLHHPYYPYFSNPNSFSVSAYPHFSNIPEYPVRSSIPNPAQYSSAMPNLPHPNPNLPSMPNRHTLPVSKWNVAKYGGDDQGWKLNEFLELVHALAQAEHVSETEIFESAIHLFANSALKWYMTQRATGRLLNWQHLVFELKRTFMHPELDAWIKKKIYHRLQQRNESFHEFYFEVEKLFRTMNVQIPEYEKLQILLQNIRPDYKRALAFTPIVDLFSLVSAAQKLDSINFSSYHKFLGNERTVQIVEDTSSKSKKKDKQQPQTQKSIAQAAVSSQPGHIKQYPTSPAQSNSRFNQSSKNNQQTVNSQEKPNSSNSSSRPEPIAGPSGPQKLFNLENLVNAHVPPASNTCFNCGRAGHHMAMCRQQRNIFSSNPPPFWIPSNDASHLDTSETLHISYPVANDNRPYVNIKIYEYSLHALLDSGSNYTLISETVYSKLSNKKLQQPFKRVTLRSASGDELNILGQAQLPFNFKGSIKMIPTLVIKNLSINCICGMDFWNRFKIQPIMQKKIKETLLTTIDETSNQASASILNETEIAAIENVKKMFLPAREGELTLAKGAEHKIVLGEEWKNKPPVRQFPYVMSPKTQELVAVELNRLLDLGIIERSSSDWSLNCVPVIKPNKVRLCLDARKINERTVRDAYPLPHPGRILGQLPEARYLSTIDLSEAFLQVPLEKQSRKYTAFSVQGKGLFQYTRMPFGLINSPATLARLMDKVLGHGVLEPHVFVYLDDIVVVTETFEQHLRLLKEIAHRLREANLSINLEKSKFGVSEIPFLGYLLSVNGLSVNPDKIRPIVEYERPNTITKLRRFLGMANYYRRFIPGFSGVTSALTDLLQSKTKNIQWNNAAEEAFCVIKELLISSPVLGSPDFSREFTIQTDASDVAIAGVLTQEHEGEERVISYYSHKLTTPQKNYHAAEKEALAAILSIDAFRGYVEGYHFTLITDSSALTHILTTKWKVGSRCSRWALNLQQFDMSVRHRKGKENIVPDALSRSIAAVTDFPWYTNMLDKVSNRPDDFVDFKVDGSKLFKFVSIPEIHDSRFEWKQIPPPSDIETILKRCHDDVFHPGYEKTVGRIRQRYYWPKMANEVRKYVQQCGVCKEVKATSVPVVPEMGKMKIATRPCRRGNQHLLVVCDYFSKWVMIHPTKNVSSAPMCTVLRDQWFLRNSVPEIIISDNGSSFVSKEFKSLLDRFQITHWLNTRYHSQANPVERVNRTINAAIRTYVREDQRLWDTRVSEIEMALNTSVHTSTSFTPFFITHGHEFFEAGIDHKLERTNEKLTPEQLHERREKMFNRIFETVRKNLEKAHASSQHRYNLRSRRFAKSFVEGQLVYRKNMKPSSAANNYNSKYGPQYLPCRVKAKLGSSSYELEDLTGKSLGVWPAVHLKPG, via the exons ATGAGAGTGGATTTTTTGACTGATGAGGAGTTAGACCATGAACTAATCTCCCGCGCAGTTAATATTTCTCCGAGTCTCGACAAACCACGTAAACGAAAATGGTTAAAAGAGCAACTAAAGAAGGAAAAGGAGGGAAGTAGTGATAAATGTTTACGGATCTTGGGCGATCCAAATCAAGAGCTGAAGCAAT CTTTAACCGACTCACGGGGCTCGCCCAATCTGCATGGGCAAATACAAAATACGATTGTAGAACTAGCTGAGAATTTAGAGACTGTCTTTGGTAACAATATCGTATCGCAGATGATTCCTAATGATCCCGTTCCGACTGATGAGAATTTAGATTCTACTGATAGTCCTGACCTCACCGATGATGAGCGAATAGATTCGCGCGCGATTGAATTTAATAAAGATGATTGGGCACGGTTTTATGCTTTACAAGCTAGAATTACGGAGTTAGAGACCGAATTGGCACGAGTTAAAGTCACCAAGAATGCAGTTACTCAAACTGTAAATGACGAAGAGGAAATTGCGGACGGTTTACGTCCCGATTCACATAAAATAAATCCTTTTCCTTTCTCCCGAAATCACCATCCGGTTTCCATTGGTCCTGACAACACAATTcccaatcaaaattcaaatccCATCCTAAGACAAACAGTTCCCGATAACCCCCACATTCTTCAAAGTTCTCTACATCACCCTTACTATCCTTATTTCTCGAATCCTAATTCTTTTAGTGTCTCTGCTTATCCACACTTTTCAAATATTCCAGAGTATCCTGTAAGATCCAGCATTCCAAATCCTGCCCAATATTCCTCCGCTATGCCCAACTTACCTCATCCTAATCCCAACTTACCCTCGATGCCAAATCGACACACACTACCCGTCTCAAAATGGAACGTAGCCAAGTATGGTGGCGATGATCAAGGCTGGAAACTAAACGAGTTCTTAGAACTAGTACACGCACTTGCGCAAGCCGAACATGTATCTGAAACCGAAATTTTCGAATCAGCGATTCATTTATTCGCTAATTCTGCCCTTAAGTGGTATATGACACAGCGAGCAACCGGTAGACTGCTTAATTGGCAGCATTTAGTATTCGAACTCAAACGCACATTCATGCATCCAGAGCTCGACGCCTGGATAAAGAAGAAAATTTACCACCGACTTCAGCAGAGAAATGAATCATTTCACGAATTCTACTTTGAAGTCGAAAAACTATTTCGCACAATGAATGTACAAATCCCCGAATACGAAAAACTACaaattttacttcaaaataTACGACCGGACTACAAACGTGCCCTAGCGTTCACTCCGATCGTAGACTTATTCTCGCTGGTTTCAGCTGCTCAAAAGTTAGATTCGATCAACTTTTCATCTTACCATAAATTTTTAGGGAACGAAAGGACGGTGCAAATTGTCGAAGATACGAGTTCCAAATCTAAAAAGAAAGACAAACAGCAACCACAGACTCAGAAAAGTATCGCGCAAGCGGCAGTTAGTTCGCAGCCCGGCCACATCAAGCAGTATCCAACGTCACCGGCGCAAAGTAACTCTCGATTTAATCAGTCTTCCAAAAATAATCAACAAACAGTAAACTCACAAGAAAAACCGAATTCCTCGAATAGTTCCTCTAGGCCCGAGCCCATTGCGGGACCTTCAGGACCCCAAAAACTGTTCAACCTAGAAAACCTGGTGAACGCACACGTACCGCCAGCTAGTAACACCTGCTTTAATTGCGGCCGAGCCGGACATCATATGGCTATGTGCCGGCAGCAACGCAATATCTTTT CGAGTAATCCACCACCGTTCTGGATACCCTCGAACGATGCTTCGCATCTTGACACTTCAGAAACTTTGCACATTTCTTACCCGGTAGCGAATGACAACCGACCGTACGTTAACATAAAAATTTATGAATATTCGTTACACGCGCTTCTGGATAGCGGTAGTAACTATACCCTGATTAGTGAAACCGTTTATTCAAAGCTCAGTAACAAAAAGTTACAGCAACCGTTCAAAAGGGTAACTCTACGATCTGCTAGTGGAGATGAGCTTAACATCCTAGGGCAAGCTCAACTTCCATTTAACTTTAAAGGGAGCATTAAAATGATACCTACCTTAGTGATCAAAAACCTTTCTATTAATTGTATCTGTGGAATGGATTTTTGGAACCGCTTCAAAATTCAACCGATTATGCAAAAGAAAATAAAGGAAACACTACTGACTACGATTGACGAGACATCAAACCAGGCGTCCGCTTCAATATTAAACGAGACAGAAATCGCTGCTATCGAAAacgttaaaaaaatgtttctgcCTGCTAGAGAGGGAGAGTTAACTCTGGCTAAAGGGGCAGAACATAAAATAGTTTTAGGAGAAGAGTGGAAAAACAAACCACCCGTGCGACAATTCCCATATGTAATGTCCCCCAAGACGCAAGAACTTGTCGCGGTGGAACTTAACCGTCTGCTTGATCTCGGAATCATTGAACGAAGCTCTTCGGATTGGTCATTGAACTGTGTGCCGGTGATCAAACCGAACAAAGTTAGATTATGCCTTGATGCCCGTAAGATCAACGAAAGAACCGTTAGAGATGCGTACCCGTTACCCCATCCTGGGCGAATCCTGGGACAGCTTCCGGAGGCGAGGTATTTATCCACGATAGACCTCTCCGAAGCTTTCCTACAGGTGCCCTTAGAGAAGCAATCACGGAAATATACCGCCTTTAGTGTGCAAGGGAAAGGGTTGTTTCAATACACCCGAATGCCTTTTGGGCTGATTAACAGTCCTGCTACTTTAGCAAGACTAATGGACAAGGTTCTTGGCCATGGCGTACTTGAACCGCACGTTTTCGTGTATCTGGACGATATCGTCGTAGTCACGGAAACGTTCGAGCAACATTTGCGTCTGCTCAAAGAGATTGCCCATCGGCTGAGAGAGGCAAATCTAAGCATAAATCTGGAGAAATCCAAGTTCGGGGTGTCTGAAATCCCATTCCTAGGTTATCTCCTGAGTGTTAACGGTCTTAGTGTCAATCCTGACAAAATTCGTCCGATCGTAGAATACGAAAGGCCTAATACCATAACAAAACTAAGGAGATTCCTAGGAATGGCCAATTACTACCGACGGTTCATTCCCGGGTTCAGCGGGGTGACCTCTGCTCTGACGGATCTCCTACAGAGCAAGACTAAAAACATTCAGTGGAATAATGCTGCTGAGGAAGCATTTTGCGTTATCAAAGAGCTACTGATCTCGTCACCCGTCCTGGGCAGCCCGGATTTCAGTAGGGAGTTTACAATCCAAACGGACGCGAGTGACGTGGCAATTGCGGGAGTGCTTACACAAGAACACGAGGGAGAGGAACGCGTTATTTCCTACTATTCGCATAAATTAACGACGCCACAAAAGAATTATCATGCCGCAGAAAAGGAAGCGTTGGCGGCCATCCTTTCCATCGATGCTTTTAGAGGGTACGTTGAAGGGTATCATTTCACCCTGATAACCGACTCCTCCGCACTAACCCATATCTTGACCACAAAGTGGAAGGTAGGTTCAAGGTGTAGTCGGTGGGCGTTAAATTTACAGCAGTTCGACATGTCTGTACGGCATCGCAAAGGCAAAGAAAACATAGTGCCTGATGCACTTTCTCGAAGTATCGCTGCGGTTACCGACTTTCCGTGGTACACTAACATGCTCGATAAAGTGTCCAACCGACCCGATGATTTTGTAGATTTCAAAGTTGACGGTAGTAAATTGTTTAAATTTGTCTCCATACCTGAAATTCATGATTCACGGTTCGAGTGGAAGCAAATTCCGCCTCCATCAGACATCGAAACGATTTTGAAAAGATGCCATGACGATGTTTTTCATCCCGGTTACGAAAAAACTGTAGGGCGGATCCGACAGCGGTATTATTGGCCAAAAATGGCTAATGAAGTACGAAAATACGTCCAACAGTGCGGTGTATGCAAGGAAGTAAAGGCCACTTCTGTCCCCGTAGTGCCAGAAATGGGAAAGATGAAAATTGCCACTCGACCCTG TCGTCGCGGTAATCAACACTTGTTGGTTGTCTGCGATTATTTTTCCAAGTGGGTGATGATCCACCCCACTAAAAATGTCAGCAGTGCACCGATGTGCACGGTCTTAAGAGACCAGTGGTTCCTTCGTAATTCCGTCCCGGAAATTATAATTTCGGACAACGGTAGTAGCTTCGTGTCCAAGGAGTTCAAAAGTTTGTTAGATCGGTTCCAAATCACGCATTGGTTGAACACACGGTATCACTCCCAGGCCAACCCTGTGGAGCGCGTAAACCGTACAATCAACGCAGCTATCCGCACCTACGTAAGAGAAGATCAACGTCTGTGGGACACACGAGTCTCCGAAATTGAGATGGCACTTAACACTAGTGTGCATACTTCGACAAGTTTCACTCCGTTTTTTATAACACACGGACATGAATTTTTCGAAGCGGGAATCGACCACAAACTAGAACGCACTAACGAAAAATTAACTCCCGAGCAACTGCACGAACGTCGTGAGAAAATGTTTAATCGCATCTTCGAGACCGTACGCAAAAATCTTGAAAAGGCACACGCATCATCTCAGCATCGGTACAATTTACGCAGCCGCCGGTTCGCGAAATCGTTCGTTGAAGGACAGTTGGTATAtcgtaaaaatatgaaaccgtCCAGCGCAGCGAATAATTATAACTCGAAGTACGGGCCACAGTATCTACCGTGCCGAGTGAAGGCAAAGCTAGGCTCTTCCTCCTATGAGTTAGAGGATCTGACCGGAAAAAGTCTCGGCGTTTGGCCAGCGGTACATTTGAAACCCGGTTGA